The nucleotide sequence CGCTAAACACACCTGACGGCCCGATCACAATTCCACTCTCTAACGTGGCGACTGTTAAACGAGTCACAATTCCGGGGGAGATTGCTCATTACAACATCGCTCGTGTTAATGATGTGCATGTCAACGTTTCCGGTCGCGATGTTGGATCGGTGGCTCGCGAAGTTCGGCAGGCTTTAGCAGGTATGGAATTTGAAAACGGAGTTTCAACAACAATCCGTGGCCCCGTCGAAACGATGGAATCGGGAATGCAACTCTTGGGAGTCGGACTCGTTGTGGCTGGGATTCTCGTCTACCTGGTGCTGATGGCCCAGTTTCGTTCTTTCGTCGATCCTTTGATCATCATGCTCGCTGTCCCACTCGGTTTGGGGGGCGTCCTGCTGGTGCTTTATCTGACCAACACGTACATCAACATCCAGTCACTGATGGGAACATTGATGATGATTGGCGTGGTGGTGAACAACTCGATTCTGTTGGTCGAATTTGCGAACCGACGCCGTGCTGACGGACTGGCTCCCCGGGAAGCTGCTTTATCAGCCGCACAGGTTCGATTGAGACCGATTTTGATGACGTCGTTGACGCTGGTCGCTTCGATGCTGCCTCTCTCATTTCAACTCTCACCAGGTAATGAAGCGATGATTCCGCTCGCTCGAGCGCTTCTCGGAGGGATGATCGTATCGACGCTATTGACGCTGGTGCTTGTTCCCTGTGTTTACTCGCTGGTTCATCGGCGTTCCGGAACCGCAACCTGATGGCTGACGCGTCGGCACAAAGCAGACTCAATCGCGAGGTTGGTCTCGTCGGAGCGATGATGATGGGACTCGGCTCCATCATTGGCACCGGTGTTTTCGTGAGTATCGGCATCGCCGCAGGAGTGACTGGTCCGTCCGTCATTCTGGCAATCATCGTCGGTGGATTTGTCGCCACTTTCAATGGGTTGAGCAGCGCCCAGCTTGCCGCAAATCACCCAGTCAGCGGCGGCACGTACGAGTACGGCTATCGCTGGCTAAACCCAGCTCTTGGATTCACCGCTGGCTGGATGTTCTTATGCGCCAAGAGTGCATCAGCTGCGACAGCTGCCTTGGGGTTTTCCGGCTACGCGCTAAATCTGTTCGAGCTAGATCCGTCGACATTGACCGCCCCGGTGGCTGTTGGGGTTGTGGTCGTCATGACACTGCTCGTGCTCGGCGGGATCAAGCGATCCAACTGGACGAACATCGCCATTGTCTCTCTGACTCTTGCTTCACTTGCCTATTTCATCTTGGCAGGGATGCCGACCGCCATGAAGAACGGAACAGAAAATCTCTCACCGTTCTTTCAGCCAAACGACTTAAGACGGGCATTCAGCGGCTTTTTCGAAGCCTGTGCGTTGATGTTCGTGGCTTATACAGGTTACGGACGCATCGCCACGCTGGGTGAGGAAGTGGTCAATCCTCGCTATACAATTCCTAGGGCGATGATCATCACTCTGGTTGTGACGTCGATGCTTTACGCAGCAGTCGGTGTGATTGGTATCGCATCGAGTGGGTCGAAGCTTCTCGCAGATGCCACGACCGAAAAAGCAGCTCCCCTGGTCGTTGTCGCCCGAGAATTCGATTCGGTAACTGCGGAGAAAGTGATTGCCGTGGGAGCGGTTACTGCAATGCTCGGCGTGCTGCTCAACCTCATTCTGGGACTGTCACGCGTCGCGCTGGCGATGGGGAGGCGTGGTGATCTGCCGCATGCTCTGGGACGCCTGAATCAATCACAATCGACTCCAACCGTGGCTGTGACCGTCGTCGGAACCGGAATTGCCCTGCTTTCGTTGATCGGCGACGTGAAGACAACTTGGTCCTTCAGCGCGTTCACCGTTCTTGTCTATTACGCCCTGACAAATCTCGCTGCCATTCAGCTCTCTGCTGAAGAACGACTCTTCCCGAAGTTCATTCCCTGGCTGGGTCTCATCTCTTGCTTATCGCTGGCTTTCTGGGTCGAGCCATACATCTGGATTGCGGGAGTGGCCCTCATCGCTGGCGGACTCGTCTTTCAGTTCATCATGCGACAACTGGCTCGTCGCGGCTCTTGAATTCAGGTCCGTTGAGGTCCTGGGAAGAATGCATTGGTTCGCCGTGCGTATTCCGCGTACTCGGGTTTGTCTTGACTCAACGACTTCTCCAGAAGTCGAACACCTGAGATTTGCATTAGAAAAATCGACATCACAATGGGGCCGATGGCAGTCCAGTAGTTCTCCCCATGAGCGATCGCGATTAAATAGATCCCCCACCACACGCAGAAGTCTCCGAAGTAGTTAGGGTGGCGTGTGTACTTCCACAGTCCGCTCTGAAGCACTTTTCCCTCGTTCTCAGGATTGGAACGAAAGCGTGCAAGTTGCCAGTCGCCAATCGATTCGAAGGACAATCCAATTCCCCAAAGCATCAAACCCGCAATCGTCAACAGAGTCCAGCCAGCTTGATGATTCGCAATTCCTGCCTGCAGGGGTAAAGACACCACCCACATGACCACGCCTTGCAGCAGAAAAACGGTGAACAGGCTCTGCCACCAGAACGACTCACCTCGAGAATTTCGCATCGACACATAACGCTTGTCTTCCGGTTGCCCACTATTTCGCCAGACCAAATAGAGTGTCAGTCGCACTCCCCAAATGGTCGTTAAGCAGGGCAAGAGCAGTTGGGTTGTCGAATAAGTCGACACTGACAGCCCGTACGTGATCCAGCCAACGATGACAAATCCCATCCCCCAAACAAAATCAACAATGCTGACATTCCGCAACGGAATACTCACGATCCATGTCGCCAGCATCAAAATCCCGATGGCAGCAGCGTTCCAAACCAAGGTCTCTCCGAGCATGACTTACGACTCCTGGTTTCGAAATAGATAGTGGCAAACTTTCCATTCATTCCCATCGCGGTAACCGAAGAGTTCCGCACAGGCCATGAAGAAAATTCTCCATCGCTGGAACCAGATTCGCGATTGCTCTTTGCCGTAAGCCTCATCAAAGATTGAGAGAATGTGACCTTTGTTCTCATCCATCGATTGAAGCCAGGCATTGCTGGTCTTTTCGTAATTTCGTCCGTTCCAACTCCACCTGTTCATAAGTTTCAGATCGTCCTGGTAATTCAGAAACAGGTCTTCGCTGGGCATCATCCCTCCGGAAAAGAAGAACCGAGTCATCCAGTCTTGCGGACCTTGATCTTCGAAAAAGTAAGATTGTTGTTTGTGTGCGAAAACGTGGACAAACAATAACCCGTCCGGTTTCAACCAGTGATGAATTCGTCGAAACAACTCTCTGTGATTTCGTACATGTTCAAACATCTCAACTGAGACAACACGGTCAAACCGATCATGGGGAGCGAAGTTGTTGATGTCCTCAGTCATCACTTTAATGTTCTCCAAGCCTCGCGCTTTCGCTTGCGATTCGATGAATCGTTTTTGGCTCGACGAGTTCGAAACAGCGGTCACCTGCGACTTCGGGAAGCGCTCGGCCATCCACAGCGAAAGCGAACCCCATCCGCAACCAAGGTCGAGGATTGAATGCCCATCTTTCAACTCCGCACGTTGACAGCTTATCGACAATGCCGACTCTTCTGCCTGCCGAAGTGAAGTTGCCCCATCTTCCCAATGACAACAACTGTATTTCAGGTGAGGCCCGAGCACGTATTGAAAGAACTCAGCAGGAACTTCGTAATGCTGATCGTTGGCCTCCTCAGTCGCTAAAGCGATCGGTGAACTTGCACACTCTTGAAGAAAGGTAGTCTGTGGGGACTCATCTTCATTGCCTGAGGAGTGCATCTTCTGAAGACGTTTCGAAAGCAGCGAGCGAATCCCCAAGCGGATGAGCTGATCCGAAATCCAACCATATTCCGCTGCAGAGAGTACAGATTTCGTTATTCCTGCATATGACATTAGAGTCTGCCATCCTTCTTTTATCTTGCACAAGCACAATGTTTAGTTGTCTGCAAAGCAAGATTTCTCCCAAACGAACTGTCCCACGCTCACCGTGTGTTCCTGAAAAGCTGCTTCGCAATAGCAGAGGTAATACATCCACATGCGAAGGAATCGCTCGTCGAAACCTAAAGACCGAACTGCATCAGACTTCCGCGTGAATTCATCTTTCCAGCACTGTAATGTTCGCATGTAACTCTCAGGGAACTGCAAAGCGTCCACGAGATTCAGCGATGTCTTCTCAACGGATGCCTGCATTGCACCGACAGAGGGAAGATGCCCCCCTGGAAAAATATACTTTTGAATGAAGTCTACGCCGCGTGAGTACTCGTCATAGCGATAGTCAGGCATTGTGATCGCTTGCACGAGCATTGTTCCACCCGGTTTGAGGAGACGGTTACAAGCTTGGAAGTAGGCAGGAAGAAACTCCTGACCGACAGCTTCGATCATTTCGATTGAAACGAGCTTGTCATAAACTCCGGTGAGATGGCGGTAATCTTCTCGCAGCAAAGTCACACGATCCTGCAGACCGGCCGATTCAATCCTCTCACGTGCAAGTTCATACTGTTTGTCGGAGATCGTTGTGGTCGTCACGCGACAGCCATAATTGCTGGCTGCATGGAGAGCGAACCCACCCCAGCCCGTGCCGTTTTCGACGACATGATCTGATTGCTTCAGGGAGAGTTTTCGGCAGATTCTTTCGAGCTTTTCGACGGAAGCTTCCTGCATCGTCATCTGGGGACTGGTGAACAGACCTGATGAGTACATAAGCGTCGGGTCGAGAAACAACTGAAAGAATTCATTACTCAGGTCGTAATGAGCTGCGATGTTTCGTCGACTCCCAATGTGCGTGTTCTTCATGAATCGATGCTTCAACACCGCAAAGGACCGTGCGAGGCGAGCCCAACCTCCATCCATCGCGGTGAGGCGTGTCAAATTACGACACATGAGTCGCATGACAACAGTCAGGTCATCCGTTGTCCACTGTCGTTCCAGATAAGCTTCAGCAGCACTCAAGCTTCCACCGAGTAAAATCTGCTGAAAGCACGATTCATCCAGAATCTCGACATTCGCTTCCAGTTGGTCTGAACTCTCTTCCCCAAACTGCAAACGCGTTCCGTCCGGCAACTGAACTTGCAGGCGACCATACTTAAGTTGAGAAAACAACTTCATCAACAATTTCTGTCCAAAAGACGACTTTGACACGCGCGTCGACGAAGTGCTTCGAACATGAACTGCCTGAGGTAATGTGAGATTGTCGCTCATGATGCCAATTGCCAGAAACTCAAAGGAATGATTTCGAAAAACTGTTCAGAATGAATTTGAGTGGGAGAGCTGTTTCTTTGGGTGCGGGTGATATTTTGCCCCCTTCCACCATAGCTTTAGAGCTTGCCAGTAAATTCCCGTGAGAACGCGCCCTGTCATGAAAGGATAAGATAAGAGGACATGATTTAAGTTTCTCGACGTCATCGGCTGTCGCTGCATCGACATTGTTGCCGAAAATGCCCGACTTCCTTCCCGCCAATTCTCGATTGAAACCGACAGCGATTCATCCGGCAATGACAGTTTCCAACGGTACTGCATCTCCATTGGCATGAATGGAGAAACGTGAAACTCTTTGTCATGCCCCGTCGTGAGCAGCCTGCTGTCTGAAGAAGTACGAAGATCCAAGACGTAACAATGTTGTTCACCCCATGGAGTGTTATTGACTTCGGCCACAACGACTTCGACACGATCTTCCTCGGCGGCAAAGCAGTAGTAAAAGCTGACGGGATTCATGACATACCCGAAATACCTCAAATGAGTCAGCATGCGGATGGGCCCAGTCGGGCAGTATCCAAGTTCCAGATCGACAAGATTTGCAACAGAGTCATTCAAGGGTACATCTGGGTCGCCGAAATGATCTTCTCGCCGAAACCATGCAATCGCTGCACGCCTTGTTGACCAAGTCCATTTTTTCCCGAAGACATCATCGAGTTCCTGCAAGTCGAGATAGACCATAAACAGGCGATACTCGAACTGATGTTCGAACGGACGCATTCGACGATGCTGTACTCTTCCGAGATACAGACAGCTTTTCAGATCGGAGTCAGTGTTTGAATCAGGCACGGGTCAACAGCTCCACGCGATCATTCGGTTGAGTTACCTGTGACCAAGTTGGAGTAATGCCGAAAGCAGCGCAAACACGCAGAGCGCTGGTCACTCCATCTTCATGAAAACCATTGCCCCAATATGCTCCGCAATAGGAAGTCGAGTTGCGTCGAATCAGCTCCGCATGCCGTTGTTGAGTTTGAGATCGCCGGATAGTGAACACAGGATGGCTGTATTGATATGTTCCGATTAGCGAATCTGAGCGAATGTGTTCCTCGTCGTTAAGCGTGACACAGTAGGTTTCCGGTTCATGAATGTGCTGCAAGATATTCATGTTGTATGTCACGTTCGGGCGTTGCTCATTTCTCCGAATACGATAGTTCCAGCTGGACCAAGTCGATCTTCGCTTCGGAAGGACTTGAGCATCAGTGTGCAAGACCGCGGTGTTTTTACTGTAGGGAAACTCTTCGAGAATCTCTGACTCGTGCGAGGATGGATCTGCCAGCATCTTTAGAGCTTGATCGGAGTGACAGGCGAAAATGACCTCGTCGAACGATTCTTCATCGGAATCTGTTTTGATTGTCACTCCATCTGTATCACGCACAACCGATCTTACTGGTGAATTGAGTCGAACACGCGAGCGGAACGGGTGTACGAGGAGCTTGACGTACTCACGAGATCCTCCTCGAATCACTCGCCAAACCGGACGGTCGTTTAGGCTCAATAATCCATGATGCTTGTAGAATTCGATAATGAAACGAATCGGGAAGTCTCGAAACCGTTGCATTGGGCACGACCAGATGGCAGCCCCCATCGGAAGCAAGTATCGGTCGGCGAAGGCGTTTGAAAACCGAAAACGACTGAGATACTCACCAACCGAACAGTCTTCAGAAACGATCTCGAGGTGCGACGGAGCTTGAGAATTAAAACGGAGAATGTCCGCAAGCATCCGAAGATGGGACGACCGCAGAAGATTCTTCTTCTGAGCGAAGAGAGTTTTTAAGTTTGTCCCGCTGTACTCAACTCCACTCTGTTCGCAGGCGACACTGAAGCCCATCGACGTCGGCCGAGATTCGACTCCCAGTTCGTCCAGAAGTCCGATGAAGTTGGGATAGGTTCGGTCATTGAAGACGATGAATCCAGTGTCGACAGCATGGACTGTACCCGCTTCCGATCGAACATCTACTGTGTTGGTATGGCCGCCGATGTAGTCGTTTGCTTCGTAGAGAGTGATCTCATGCTCGGGGTTCAGCAGATGGCCGCACGTCAGTCCGGAGATGCCAGTTCCGATAATCGCGATCTTCACTGCATCCTCCTTAGTGTATGATGATCGATGTCAGCACATGACAATCTCAATTCCGCGAACCGAACTTTGCCGACTGTTGTCGCAGAATCTCGAGGATTGGATTTCATTGTGCCAAAATCGTGTGATGTGCGTCAAAATTTGGCCGAGAACAATTCAAAAACTTCCATCTGGATCCTCCGCTCTACTTCTGTCGATCCTAGACTTCGTCGGAGAATCGACGAGTTATTTTTCGGAGAGTCCTCCATTGTGCCGCAAAAACGATCTGTCTTGGCCAATTCATCTCGCCTGGACCGACTTCACAGAGGTGAGCCAAGATGCAGAACAAAATGGCAAGAAGCTAGAAAAACGATTCGCGTCCCACCGCAGACAACACCGGGGAGTTGGAGGGAACATCATTCTCCGAACAAGTTCCTTTCCGGAGTCGCAATCTCGACGAGTTCTACCGTTGACAGTGCATCGAGTTCGGAGATGCTCCGTCGAATGGCATCTGGGTAATCAAACTCAACAGTCACTCTCAACTCATTCGTGTGACGGACTTACCAGCGTGCAATCGGGGTATACACCGAGTCCATTTGAGTCGCAGTTGATTCGCTCAGGAGGCGTGCTCAACATGGAAATCAGATCGCCCACAAGTCAATAATGTTAATGTGAGACAGATCTGTTCCAGCGTAAACGCTGTTGACCTGCCTGCATCCGGCAGGAAACTGCCTCTTCCCATTGACGCTGCACCAGTACGTTCGCAGATCTCGGCGAATGAATTCAAAACGGCATTTTAAGGGAGCCACAAAGCATGCCCATGCCTAATCCACTGTTTTCGAAGATTTCTGCGATCACTCTTTTCGCACTTGTCCAGGCGACCTGCTTCGCTCAAGAAATCCCGCTCGTTTACGACGTTGAACACGGTGGAGCAGAATTCTCGAATACAGTACTGCCAGACTTCGACAACCTGCCAACGGTCCGACCTCTTCCGGATCCGTTTGCCTGGTCCGATGGAAATGGGCGATCGACAGAATTCCGAGACTGGGCTCGACGTCGGTCTGAGATCAAAGCGGAAATTGAACATTACGAAATCGGACAGAAACCGCCAAAGCCCAGTGAACTGTCAGCGAGTTTCGAGAACGGAACGCTGACCGTTCGGGCAACGGAAGGCAGTGAGTCCCTGACACTGACTGCGAAGGTTCTACTCCCCGAGGGAGACGGTCCGTTTCCTGCCGTCATCGGAATTGGATTTGGAAGTGGCACCGGAAGCCTGCCGGCTGACATCTTCACGAGTCGCAGCATCGCCACGATTTCATTCAACTTCAATCAGGTGATGGCACATCAACAACAGCGAGGGAGTGAGCCCATCAATCGACTTTATCCCGAACTGACACATATCGGAGCTTACAGTGCTTGGCCGTGGGGAATTAGTCGCATTATTGATGGATTAGAACTCGTTGCGGATGAATTGCCGATCGACCGAAAACGGCTCGCCGTGACTGGCTGTTCTTTCGCAGGGAAGATGGCTTTATTTGCAGGAGCGCTCGATGAACGGATTGCACTCACCATTGCTCAGGAATCGGGTGGCGGTGGCGCGGCAGCATGGCGGGTTTCGGAAACTCTCGGCAACGTGGAAACGCTTGGCAGAACCAGTCGACAATGGTTCCTGGAAGACATGTTTCAATTCTCGGCCGCGGTTGAAAGACTTCCGCATGACCATCACGAACTCATGGCGATGGTTGCTCCGCGAGCGCTCTTGATCCTCGGGAACCCTGACTACGAATGGTTGGCCGACGAATCCGGATATGTTTCGTGTCGAGCCGCACATGAAGTGTGGAAGACATTCGGAATCGGAGATCGGTTTGGATTTTCAATCGTTGCAGGTCACCCTCACTGTCAACTTCCTGACAGCCAGCGGCCCGAAGTCGAAGCGTTTGTCGACAAGTTTCTGTTGGGCAAATCAGAGACGAATACAGACGTCACCAAACATCCTTTCGATTCGGTCGAGCACGAGTTTTGGTACGACGGCTGGGCCAAAGGAGAGTCAACTTTTCCGTCGCTGGACGACGAACATACGGAAACCCTGACTCTTGAAGCAGAGTCCTCGAAACATGGGGCTGACTGGAGAATCGTCAGTGATCCAGAAGCATCCGCTAGGAAGTACCTCACGGTCAACCTTGGACTCAATAGTCCGCAAGTACCCCCGCACGGTGACGACGCTGCGATGACAATTTCATTCGAAACAACAGTCGAAGCAAAGTATTACATTCACGCAAGACTCAACTGCCCCTCGCCAGACGACGACTCATTCTGGATCAAAATTGACGACGGAGACTTTCAGGCTGTCAACGGCCTTGGGACGAATGGTTGGGAGTGGGCGAAACTTGCTGCAGCGAAGCTCAATCCCGGGATGCACTCGATTACCATCAAGTATCGAGAGGACGGAGCCTTACTCGATCAGATCGGAGTGACAACGTACCCATTCGGGCTGAACGGAGTTTTTCCGGCCGACAAGTGATTCAGTGTCGAGACGAAGAAATTCTAGGTTGTCCGTAGCTTCCTCAGCCATTTGTTCATCCAGCTGACCAGATGATTCCAGCTGCCCACAAGATTCCGAGCGTGGTTATGATCGCCCCGCTGACTTGGAAGAAGCGATGAACGGACTCGCCCCACAGAATTCGTGAACGTGCGACGAGTAGTCGGTAAACCACAAAGTCACTTTTTAGAGTACCGCAGACCAACATGAACAATCCGATGATTGCCATCAAAGTCCCCCAGAAAACATTCATCGGTTCGTCTCCATCTATAAGTCCCAACGCGATTCTAGATTACCTTTAAACCAGAGCAGATGTAATACTAACCCACCGAGCTGCAAGCAGCGTACGGAACAGGCTGGCCCACTAGGCACCTCGCTTCGAAACCTCGCTCCTGTGTGTCAGACGCAGAATGCCAACTGCGAGCAGAGACAGAAGAAACTTGAATGCTACCAGATGGTGAGGATCCTTGATGAAACGAGCACCGAAGGAGTTGAGTTTTGAGATGGCACCCGCCTGGTGAGCCAACAAGGTCCAGACAACATCTAGTACCGAAATTGCAGCGACGAGGAATAGACAGTAGAAGGTACCACGGCGATCTTCATCGAGCAGCAGTGGCCTGGGTCCAGTCGGCATTGGCTTTGGACAATATGAGAGAAGACGATAGAAAAATACAGCTGCTGAAAAAGCGTGATCAGATGCAAGGCCTTCACTCACCGCTCAGCAATGCCTGATAACGCTTTAGCGATTCAAGGTGGTCATCATCCGCTCTGAGACCGATATGACCATCTGGTCGAATCACCAAGAGCGTGACGTCCTTTACACCAAGAATGTCGGCGCCTGCTGGAGTGATTTGGGCGTCTGCCTGTTGAGGATCGGGCTGAGTCGTGACCAGAAACACTGCTTCGATGATCGAGTAATTCTTTGCTGCATTGATCGCCGCGACGAGTTCAGTTATCGGCCCATGCTTCTCTGGTGACCGTCCAATGACGAAAACGGTGTGGCCAGTCCGCTGAGCGAGTTGATGCAGTCGTTGCTTTCTCCGATCAGGCTGCTTTCCCTCATCAGGCAGTACGATTTTAACTGTGTTCGGAAGACGTTGACCTGCTGCGAGAGTTTCGGCAGATTTCCCGATGACGATTGGTGAGTCGCTGTAGTCGATGTCGAGTTCAGTCTCCGCGATGACTTCATTACGCTGAGCGTTGGGGTCATGGAACATCTCGTTCAGAGATTCATCGCGTTTGATCCGCTCGCTTCTAGAAGCTGGTTTTTGCATCAGCTCCGCTGCGTCTCCAGAAGCGGTAATGGCTTGCGCAACCGGGAGTCTTTCAGCTTCGTAACTTTCTAAGATTTTCGGTGTACATTGACCGTTACAAACATGAGCTAATTTCCAAGCAAGGTTAAACGCGCCCTGCAATCCGGAATTCATCCCGTGCCCTTGAGCAGGCGTACAGACGTGGGCAGCGTCCCCCGCCAGAAAGATTCGACGGGACCGGAATTGCTTGGCCACCTTCGTGTGACACTGAAAGCGGGTGGGATTTGAGACTTCCTCGAAGCTGACGTTCGTCAAATATCTCGACAGAGTTGTTGAAGCATTACCAAGCAAATCGGCGTCTGGTGAATTTGGACGCAGGTAAACACGCCATCGCTGATCCGGAAGTGCAGTCAGGATGACGGGGACTTCATCCAGATAAACAAAGATACCTTCAGAAGAATTCGGCCAGTTGACCACGGTCGCATCAAAGACAGCCCAAGGCTCTTCGATATCGTGGCCGGTTATCTCAATTCCTGCCAGCTCTCGAGTTGTGCTGCGGAATCCATCGCACCCGACGACCCACTGCGCAGAAATTCGTTCGCGTCGGTCATCAAGTTGAATCGTGGCAACGACTTTCTGTTGCTCTTCCTCAAGTTCAACCAGTCGAGCGGACCGAAGCATGCATCCTCCCTGCTGCTGAAGATACCTGGTCAGAATCGACTCCGTCACTTCTTCCGAAATTCCGAGGTTGAACCCGTAGCTGCTATCACACGATGAAAGATCGAGTTCTCCCAAAAACTGGCCAGAAGATGAAATCTGCACGATGCGTTGTTTAACCCCTAGCTGTAAAAACTGGTCGACAATACCCAGCGACTCAAAGACTTCGAGAGAGCGGGGATGAATAACAGTTGCCCGGTCCCAATGCAGTGGTTCCGGATGTGCATCAATGATCAGGCAATTGACTCCACGACGCTGGAGTTCGGCGGTAAGCAACAACCCGGTTGGACCAGCACCGACGACGAGAACCTGCGGATCGAGTGACATGTTCGTTGCACATCAAATAGAACGGGATCGACACACTTGCTTCACAAAGACGCGATGCGTTCGCATCACGTCTTCGAAGCATTGATGAGTGTGAATTCTATCAATCAACGATGACTGGTCGTCAACTCACAGCAGCATTCATCGCATCGTCCGAACTTCCACATCAGATGGCCAGATATGGAAGTGGTCCCCCCAAAGCAGTTCTTTAGCTCTTCAGCTCATTGTTACTTCAACATCGGAAGATAGGCATAGCCATCCTTTTGCAAGTTGACCAAAGCTGTCAGCGCGGAGACTGCGACTTTCGCTTGGTCGCTGACTTCCGATGGTTTGGCTCCCGTCCCGATGAGTGACTGACCGCAAACGAAGACGTCCACTCCAGCATCCTTCAATTGCCGCAGACAAGCTAGACTCGGATTCCCATTTGTTTTGAAGCGAGTTGCGTAGGCAGCGTCGTTCAAGACCGCCAAAGTCGCGTCGCCGTGCAATACGACAGCAATTCTAACATCAGCGGAATTCTTCCCTGCGCCGGCGTAAATGTTCACGAACCGGCACACCTTCTCGATGGCGGAGTTCAACTTGTCTGGATCGCTGCCCTTGGTGATATCGACCACAATTTTGCTGCCCTCGCGCGGCTGATGAGCAGCTTCGGGAAGATTCACGACCTTGCCGAAGTCAGCAATTCTCGGATTGCTGTATTG is from Thalassoglobus sp. JC818 and encodes:
- a CDS encoding FAD-dependent oxidoreductase, which gives rise to MKIAIIGTGISGLTCGHLLNPEHEITLYEANDYIGGHTNTVDVRSEAGTVHAVDTGFIVFNDRTYPNFIGLLDELGVESRPTSMGFSVACEQSGVEYSGTNLKTLFAQKKNLLRSSHLRMLADILRFNSQAPSHLEIVSEDCSVGEYLSRFRFSNAFADRYLLPMGAAIWSCPMQRFRDFPIRFIIEFYKHHGLLSLNDRPVWRVIRGGSREYVKLLVHPFRSRVRLNSPVRSVVRDTDGVTIKTDSDEESFDEVIFACHSDQALKMLADPSSHESEILEEFPYSKNTAVLHTDAQVLPKRRSTWSSWNYRIRRNEQRPNVTYNMNILQHIHEPETYCVTLNDEEHIRSDSLIGTYQYSHPVFTIRRSQTQQRHAELIRRNSTSYCGAYWGNGFHEDGVTSALRVCAAFGITPTWSQVTQPNDRVELLTRA
- a CDS encoding APC family permease; its protein translation is MADASAQSRLNREVGLVGAMMMGLGSIIGTGVFVSIGIAAGVTGPSVILAIIVGGFVATFNGLSSAQLAANHPVSGGTYEYGYRWLNPALGFTAGWMFLCAKSASAATAALGFSGYALNLFELDPSTLTAPVAVGVVVVMTLLVLGGIKRSNWTNIAIVSLTLASLAYFILAGMPTAMKNGTENLSPFFQPNDLRRAFSGFFEACALMFVAYTGYGRIATLGEEVVNPRYTIPRAMIITLVVTSMLYAAVGVIGIASSGSKLLADATTEKAAPLVVVAREFDSVTAEKVIAVGAVTAMLGVLLNLILGLSRVALAMGRRGDLPHALGRLNQSQSTPTVAVTVVGTGIALLSLIGDVKTTWSFSAFTVLVYYALTNLAAIQLSAEERLFPKFIPWLGLISCLSLAFWVEPYIWIAGVALIAGGLVFQFIMRQLARRGS
- a CDS encoding cyclopropane-fatty-acyl-phospholipid synthase family protein, with the translated sequence MSYAGITKSVLSAAEYGWISDQLIRLGIRSLLSKRLQKMHSSGNEDESPQTTFLQECASSPIALATEEANDQHYEVPAEFFQYVLGPHLKYSCCHWEDGATSLRQAEESALSISCQRAELKDGHSILDLGCGWGSLSLWMAERFPKSQVTAVSNSSSQKRFIESQAKARGLENIKVMTEDINNFAPHDRFDRVVSVEMFEHVRNHRELFRRIHHWLKPDGLLFVHVFAHKQQSYFFEDQGPQDWMTRFFFSGGMMPSEDLFLNYQDDLKLMNRWSWNGRNYEKTSNAWLQSMDENKGHILSIFDEAYGKEQSRIWFQRWRIFFMACAELFGYRDGNEWKVCHYLFRNQES
- a CDS encoding DUF1295 domain-containing protein, translated to MLGETLVWNAAAIGILMLATWIVSIPLRNVSIVDFVWGMGFVIVGWITYGLSVSTYSTTQLLLPCLTTIWGVRLTLYLVWRNSGQPEDKRYVSMRNSRGESFWWQSLFTVFLLQGVVMWVVSLPLQAGIANHQAGWTLLTIAGLMLWGIGLSFESIGDWQLARFRSNPENEGKVLQSGLWKYTRHPNYFGDFCVWWGIYLIAIAHGENYWTAIGPIVMSIFLMQISGVRLLEKSLSQDKPEYAEYARRTNAFFPGPQRT
- a CDS encoding cyclopropane-fatty-acyl-phospholipid synthase family protein, which translates into the protein MKLFSQLKYGRLQVQLPDGTRLQFGEESSDQLEANVEILDESCFQQILLGGSLSAAEAYLERQWTTDDLTVVMRLMCRNLTRLTAMDGGWARLARSFAVLKHRFMKNTHIGSRRNIAAHYDLSNEFFQLFLDPTLMYSSGLFTSPQMTMQEASVEKLERICRKLSLKQSDHVVENGTGWGGFALHAASNYGCRVTTTTISDKQYELARERIESAGLQDRVTLLREDYRHLTGVYDKLVSIEMIEAVGQEFLPAYFQACNRLLKPGGTMLVQAITMPDYRYDEYSRGVDFIQKYIFPGGHLPSVGAMQASVEKTSLNLVDALQFPESYMRTLQCWKDEFTRKSDAVRSLGFDERFLRMWMYYLCYCEAAFQEHTVSVGQFVWEKSCFADN
- a CDS encoding DUF1365 domain-containing protein — encoded protein: MPDSNTDSDLKSCLYLGRVQHRRMRPFEHQFEYRLFMVYLDLQELDDVFGKKWTWSTRRAAIAWFRREDHFGDPDVPLNDSVANLVDLELGYCPTGPIRMLTHLRYFGYVMNPVSFYYCFAAEEDRVEVVVAEVNNTPWGEQHCYVLDLRTSSDSRLLTTGHDKEFHVSPFMPMEMQYRWKLSLPDESLSVSIENWREGSRAFSATMSMQRQPMTSRNLNHVLLSYPFMTGRVLTGIYWQALKLWWKGAKYHPHPKKQLSHSNSF
- a CDS encoding FAD-dependent monooxygenase; this translates as MSLDPQVLVVGAGPTGLLLTAELQRRGVNCLIIDAHPEPLHWDRATVIHPRSLEVFESLGIVDQFLQLGVKQRIVQISSSGQFLGELDLSSCDSSYGFNLGISEEVTESILTRYLQQQGGCMLRSARLVELEEEQQKVVATIQLDDRRERISAQWVVGCDGFRSTTRELAGIEITGHDIEEPWAVFDATVVNWPNSSEGIFVYLDEVPVILTALPDQRWRVYLRPNSPDADLLGNASTTLSRYLTNVSFEEVSNPTRFQCHTKVAKQFRSRRIFLAGDAAHVCTPAQGHGMNSGLQGAFNLAWKLAHVCNGQCTPKILESYEAERLPVAQAITASGDAAELMQKPASRSERIKRDESLNEMFHDPNAQRNEVIAETELDIDYSDSPIVIGKSAETLAAGQRLPNTVKIVLPDEGKQPDRRKQRLHQLAQRTGHTVFVIGRSPEKHGPITELVAAINAAKNYSIIEAVFLVTTQPDPQQADAQITPAGADILGVKDVTLLVIRPDGHIGLRADDDHLESLKRYQALLSGE